From one Luteipulveratus mongoliensis genomic stretch:
- a CDS encoding MMPL family transporter: MLRYLAQFVVRRARLVLAATVVVLIAAAVLGVGAFSKLQGGGFDDPGADSTKASSIVTDRFGDDADLVLVVDAKRPVDQVAAQGRQLTGQLAQDRDLSNVASYWTTGSPSMKSADGTKAIVVASIPGDFDHQAEVAQDVADTYGGNRSGLQVEIGGESGVNLDVTSQVTQDLAFAESIAIPLMLVLLGLAFGSVVAALLPLGIGIFAIFGTFAELSILGSMTDVSIFAINLTTSLGLGLAVDYALLMVSRFREELGHGRTTEEAVIRTVETAGRTIVFSASTVAVALGALLLFPLFFLRSFAYAGIGVILIAMLAGLVVLPALLTVLGPRVNAGRLPWVKGSPATVAPFWGRLAGVAMRRPALTALPVVAALLLIASPLAHVTFGTPDDRVLPNSATSRVAGDALRGQFQSDDTDAITAVSNGAASAGAVTSYATDLSRLSGVERVDSSAGTFVHGTKIATSPTDARNARPDAQRLSVVTSYDAQSDQAKDVLTRVRDLPEPAGTTFVVGGSTARLVDGQDAIMSRVPLAAAIIAITTFILLFLFTGSLLQPLRALVLNVIGLSATLGTMVWIFQDGHLADWLGFTPQPLNTSMLLLMFCITFGLSMDYEVFVMSRIKEMHEAGAPLREAVTSGLARSGRIVSMAAVILSVSFFAFGTSSVSFLQMFGLGAGLAILIDATLIRGILVPAVMGLLGDRAWWAPKPLARLHDRIGLSESPSEPARTPEPAPVAG, translated from the coding sequence ATGCTTCGCTATCTCGCACAGTTCGTCGTCAGACGGGCGCGGCTCGTCCTCGCGGCCACGGTGGTCGTCCTCATTGCCGCCGCCGTCCTCGGCGTCGGCGCCTTCAGCAAGCTCCAGGGCGGCGGGTTCGACGACCCGGGCGCCGACTCCACCAAGGCCTCGAGCATCGTCACGGACCGGTTCGGTGACGATGCCGACCTCGTCCTCGTCGTGGATGCCAAACGTCCCGTCGACCAGGTCGCCGCCCAAGGGCGCCAGCTCACGGGGCAACTTGCCCAGGACCGCGACCTGAGCAACGTGGCGTCGTACTGGACCACCGGATCGCCGTCGATGAAGTCAGCCGATGGCACGAAAGCCATTGTCGTAGCGTCGATTCCGGGTGACTTCGACCATCAGGCCGAGGTCGCTCAGGACGTCGCCGACACCTACGGAGGCAACCGCAGCGGCCTCCAGGTCGAGATCGGTGGCGAGAGCGGCGTCAACCTCGACGTCACCTCGCAGGTCACCCAGGACCTTGCCTTCGCCGAGTCGATCGCTATCCCGTTGATGCTCGTGCTCCTCGGCCTAGCGTTCGGCAGCGTGGTCGCCGCGCTGCTGCCGCTGGGCATCGGCATCTTCGCGATCTTCGGCACCTTCGCCGAGCTGTCGATCCTCGGCTCGATGACCGACGTCTCGATCTTCGCGATCAACCTCACCACCAGCCTCGGTCTCGGCCTCGCGGTCGACTACGCGCTCTTGATGGTCAGCCGATTCCGGGAAGAGCTCGGCCACGGCCGTACGACGGAGGAAGCGGTGATCCGCACCGTCGAGACGGCGGGACGCACCATCGTCTTCAGCGCCTCGACCGTCGCAGTGGCCCTCGGCGCTCTCCTGCTCTTCCCACTCTTCTTCCTGCGCTCGTTCGCCTACGCCGGTATCGGCGTCATCCTGATCGCCATGCTGGCCGGTCTCGTGGTCCTGCCCGCACTGCTCACGGTGCTCGGCCCACGCGTCAACGCCGGTCGACTGCCCTGGGTCAAGGGCTCGCCCGCCACGGTCGCACCGTTCTGGGGTCGCCTCGCCGGAGTCGCGATGCGTCGCCCTGCGCTGACTGCGCTCCCGGTCGTCGCAGCCCTGCTGCTCATCGCGTCTCCCCTGGCCCACGTGACGTTCGGTACGCCGGATGACCGGGTTCTCCCGAACAGCGCGACCAGCCGGGTCGCCGGCGATGCCCTGCGTGGCCAGTTCCAGTCCGACGACACCGACGCCATCACCGCGGTCAGCAACGGGGCGGCGTCCGCAGGGGCCGTGACGTCGTACGCCACCGACCTGTCGCGGCTGAGCGGCGTCGAGCGGGTCGACTCGAGTGCGGGCACCTTCGTGCACGGCACCAAGATCGCCACCTCCCCGACCGACGCACGCAACGCCCGACCGGACGCGCAGCGCCTGTCGGTCGTGACGTCGTACGACGCCCAGTCCGATCAGGCGAAGGACGTGCTCACCCGGGTGCGTGACCTGCCCGAGCCGGCCGGCACGACCTTCGTGGTCGGTGGCTCCACCGCACGGCTCGTCGATGGCCAGGACGCGATCATGTCGCGTGTCCCGCTGGCCGCAGCGATCATCGCTATCACCACGTTCATCTTGCTGTTCCTCTTCACGGGAAGCCTGCTGCAGCCGCTGAGAGCGTTGGTACTCAACGTGATTGGGCTGTCGGCGACGCTCGGCACCATGGTGTGGATCTTCCAGGACGGGCACCTCGCGGACTGGCTGGGCTTCACCCCGCAGCCGCTCAACACGAGCATGCTGCTGCTGATGTTCTGCATCACGTTCGGCCTCTCGATGGACTACGAGGTGTTCGTGATGAGCCGCATCAAGGAGATGCACGAGGCCGGGGCCCCGCTGCGGGAGGCAGTCACTTCGGGCCTTGCTCGCAGCGGGCGGATCGTGTCGATGGCCGCGGTGATCCTGTCGGTGAGCTTCTTCGCCTTCGGGACGAGCTCGGTGAGCTTCCTGCAGATGTTCGGTCTGGGAGCTGGACTGGCGATCCTGATCGACGCCACGCTGATCCGCGGGATCCTGGTGCCGGCTGTGATGGGGCTGCTCGGTGACCGCGCCTGGTGGGCGCCCAAGCCGCTGGCCAGGCTGCACGACCGCATCGGCCTCTCGGAGTCACCCTCCGAGCCCGCGCGGACGCCCGAGCCGGCACCCGTAGCCGGCTAG
- a CDS encoding TetR/AcrR family transcriptional regulator — protein MNTRAPYHHGDLRNALIDAAAQLAAGGGPEAVTVRAAARHVGVTPTAAYRHFAGHDDLLLAAKEESVTRLGAAMRRRVDDLGPVDETEASVRARLNAMGRGYIDFALGEPGLYRTAFGQESHPMDEDKEVKLADANHPYSMLVGVLADLVKLGVVREEDLEGTCNSAWAFAHGLSLLLIDGPFTGLGEDEKAHIVEDTLRVFGQTIIPPAAPPSIESP, from the coding sequence ATGAACACCCGAGCCCCCTATCACCACGGAGATCTGCGCAACGCCCTGATCGATGCGGCAGCCCAGCTGGCTGCAGGGGGCGGGCCGGAGGCGGTCACCGTGCGCGCGGCGGCACGGCACGTCGGGGTGACGCCGACGGCGGCGTACCGGCACTTCGCAGGTCATGACGACCTCTTGCTGGCCGCGAAGGAGGAGTCGGTGACCCGGCTCGGGGCCGCGATGCGACGGCGGGTCGACGACCTCGGGCCGGTCGACGAGACGGAGGCGTCAGTGCGCGCCCGCCTCAATGCGATGGGGCGCGGCTACATCGACTTCGCCCTGGGCGAGCCGGGGCTCTACCGGACGGCATTCGGGCAGGAGTCCCATCCGATGGATGAGGACAAGGAGGTGAAGCTCGCCGACGCCAACCACCCGTACAGCATGTTGGTGGGCGTCCTCGCCGACCTGGTCAAGCTCGGCGTCGTCCGCGAGGAGGATCTCGAGGGCACCTGCAACAGCGCGTGGGCGTTCGCGCACGGCCTGTCCCTGCTACTGATCGACGGCCCGTTCACCGGTCTCGGCGAGGATGAGAAGGCGCACATCGTCGAGGACACGCTGCGGGTCTTCGGGCAGACGATCATCCCGCCGGCCGCACCACCGTCGATCGAATCTCCCTGA
- a CDS encoding SDR family oxidoreductase, whose protein sequence is MSALGGAVVTGAGQGLGREIALRLARRGYAVHVTDRDLRLAKETVDLAGERAWASALDVRDYEGCRTAAEQAVERAGRLDLWVNNAGILITGPMWDRPMDVWEQVLEVNAIGTLHGVGAALEQMRPTKRGHIVNIASLAGLSAVPGEAVYAASKHAVVGLSGSTLADLRRAGLKDIHISVICPDGMWTPMLYDRLEEDEAAMSFSGTLLQPSQVADLVERVVDKPRPITSAPSWRGGLARVGSASPAFALAALPAVHKMGRVQQRRLAKKLNRTG, encoded by the coding sequence GTGAGCGCCTTGGGCGGGGCGGTCGTCACCGGTGCCGGGCAGGGCCTGGGCCGGGAGATCGCGCTGCGGCTGGCCAGGCGCGGGTACGCCGTGCACGTCACCGACCGTGACCTCAGGCTGGCGAAGGAGACTGTCGATCTCGCCGGCGAGCGAGCGTGGGCGAGCGCGCTCGACGTCCGCGACTACGAGGGGTGCCGCACGGCAGCAGAGCAAGCCGTGGAGCGCGCCGGCCGCCTCGACCTGTGGGTCAACAATGCGGGCATCCTGATCACCGGTCCGATGTGGGACCGCCCGATGGATGTCTGGGAGCAGGTCCTGGAGGTCAATGCCATCGGCACACTGCACGGCGTTGGTGCGGCCCTGGAGCAGATGCGGCCCACGAAGCGCGGGCACATCGTCAACATCGCCTCGCTCGCCGGGCTGTCAGCCGTGCCGGGCGAGGCGGTCTACGCGGCGTCGAAGCACGCTGTGGTCGGGCTGAGCGGCTCGACGCTGGCCGACCTTCGCCGCGCCGGCCTGAAGGACATCCACATCAGCGTCATCTGCCCGGACGGCATGTGGACGCCGATGCTGTACGACCGGCTCGAGGAGGACGAGGCCGCCATGTCGTTCTCCGGAACGCTGCTGCAGCCGAGCCAGGTCGCCGACCTCGTGGAGCGCGTGGTCGACAAGCCGCGCCCCATCACGAGTGCTCCGTCGTGGCGCGGTGGTCTGGCGCGAGTGGGGTCGGCCTCGCCGGCGTTCGCGCTCGCGGCGCTGCCTGCCGTGCACAAGATGGGGCGGGTCCAGCAGCGCCGGCTCGCCAAGAAGCTCAACCGCACCGGCTGA
- a CDS encoding flavin-containing monooxygenase produces MSLVAYMVKNKHRAPAPQTPVAPDPSLPRACVIGAGSSGIAAAKALHEAGIPFECYERGTVVGGNWVYDNPNGQSACYETLEINTSCPRMAYSDFPMPADYPAYAKHHQVADYFTQYVDHFGFGDRITFSTSVDHVTRNGDGTWLVTVTGPEGQRTEDFDAVLVANGHHWDARWPEPAYPGTFNGKQIHSHDYRNGDQLVGHDVVVVGAGNSAMDIAVAATEKARTATISQRRGQWVLRKFLFGRPSDQVALPSWLPWWATSAKLAVGAFASGNVAKLGLPQPKHKPGQSHPVQSEGIRGALKSGRLTPKPGIERLDGDRVVFVDGSSVPADLIVWATGYRVSFPFLDPDVLSVKDNDLPLWKRTVHPDLPGLYFLGLLQPVGAVMPLAEAQSVWITEQLRGTYAPPSDTEIRQQMVHDHEANKKRFYSSARHTMEVDFDHYLWDLQRERKQGAARAQAARTTDRSSATA; encoded by the coding sequence ATGTCGCTTGTGGCGTACATGGTCAAGAACAAGCATCGGGCACCCGCACCGCAGACGCCGGTCGCCCCCGACCCCTCGCTCCCCCGAGCCTGCGTGATCGGTGCCGGGTCGAGCGGTATCGCGGCAGCCAAGGCGCTGCACGAGGCCGGCATCCCGTTCGAGTGCTACGAGCGCGGCACGGTCGTCGGCGGCAACTGGGTCTACGACAACCCCAACGGGCAGTCCGCCTGTTACGAGACCCTGGAGATCAACACCTCCTGCCCGCGGATGGCGTACTCCGACTTCCCCATGCCGGCCGACTACCCCGCGTACGCCAAGCACCACCAGGTCGCCGACTACTTCACGCAGTACGTCGACCACTTCGGCTTCGGCGACCGCATCACCTTCTCGACGTCCGTCGATCACGTGACCCGCAACGGCGACGGCACGTGGCTCGTGACGGTGACCGGGCCAGAGGGCCAGCGCACCGAGGACTTCGACGCGGTGCTCGTCGCCAACGGCCACCACTGGGATGCGCGTTGGCCGGAGCCGGCGTACCCAGGAACGTTCAACGGCAAGCAGATTCACTCTCACGACTACCGCAACGGCGACCAGCTCGTGGGCCACGACGTGGTCGTGGTCGGCGCGGGCAACTCCGCCATGGACATTGCTGTCGCCGCCACCGAGAAGGCGCGCACCGCGACCATCTCGCAGCGGCGCGGCCAGTGGGTGCTGCGCAAGTTCCTCTTCGGCCGCCCGTCCGACCAGGTCGCGCTGCCGTCCTGGCTGCCGTGGTGGGCGACCAGCGCCAAGCTCGCCGTCGGCGCCTTCGCCTCGGGCAACGTCGCCAAGCTCGGCCTGCCCCAGCCCAAGCACAAGCCCGGACAGTCGCACCCGGTGCAGTCCGAAGGCATCCGTGGCGCCCTGAAGTCCGGTCGCCTCACGCCCAAGCCCGGCATCGAGCGACTGGACGGCGATCGAGTCGTCTTCGTGGACGGCAGCAGCGTGCCGGCGGACCTGATCGTCTGGGCCACCGGCTACCGCGTGTCCTTCCCCTTCCTGGACCCCGACGTGCTCTCGGTCAAGGACAACGACCTGCCGCTGTGGAAGCGCACGGTCCACCCCGACCTGCCCGGCCTCTACTTCCTCGGCCTGCTCCAGCCGGTCGGTGCAGTCATGCCGCTCGCCGAGGCGCAGAGCGTCTGGATCACCGAGCAGCTGCGCGGCACGTACGCTCCGCCGTCCGACACCGAGATCCGCCAGCAGATGGTGCACGACCACGAGGCCAACAAGAAGCGCTTCTACTCCTCCGCCCGCCACACCATGGAGGTCGACTTCGACCACTACCTCTGGGACCTGCAGCGCGAGCGCAAGCAAGGAGCTGCGAGAGCCCAGGCGGCGCGTACGACGGACCGCTCGTCGGCGACCGCGTGA
- a CDS encoding TetR/AcrR family transcriptional regulator, with product MAQTTSRAGRPWRGVAPQDRDAQRRARLIDAGLEVFGTTGYQASTVSGLCAAAGVSTRSFYELFSHRSALLEAVYVQICDDVQTRIVGLGAPGDDVSAWIRAAVEQVLGPLLKDVRTIRIIEVEMVGVSAELEETRRRTTKSIAEALSLVQVALSGEGSLTLARRALLGVFLEGGMSEALVAFARDELAGPVTAEDFLDELSTIVEHLLAV from the coding sequence GTGGCCCAGACCACATCGCGAGCGGGGCGTCCGTGGCGCGGAGTCGCGCCGCAGGACCGCGACGCACAGCGACGAGCTCGCCTCATCGACGCCGGCCTGGAGGTCTTCGGGACGACCGGCTATCAGGCGAGCACCGTCAGCGGCCTGTGCGCGGCGGCCGGGGTATCGACGCGATCGTTCTACGAGCTGTTCAGCCATCGCAGCGCGCTGCTCGAGGCGGTCTACGTGCAGATCTGCGACGACGTCCAGACACGGATCGTCGGGCTGGGCGCGCCGGGAGACGACGTCAGCGCCTGGATTCGCGCAGCGGTCGAGCAGGTTCTGGGCCCACTCCTGAAGGACGTCCGCACGATCCGGATCATCGAGGTCGAGATGGTCGGGGTCAGCGCGGAGCTGGAGGAGACCCGCCGACGTACGACGAAGTCCATCGCCGAGGCGTTGAGCCTGGTCCAGGTGGCGCTGAGCGGCGAGGGCAGCCTGACGCTGGCGCGGCGTGCGCTGCTCGGGGTCTTCCTCGAGGGCGGGATGTCCGAGGCGCTCGTGGCGTTCGCACGTGACGAGCTGGCAGGACCGGTCACGGCGGAAGACTTCCTCGACGAGCTCAGCACGATCGTGGAGCACCTGCTCGCGGTCTGA